A single Sphingobacteriales bacterium DNA region contains:
- a CDS encoding glycosyltransferase, with product MLLYSLLISFALTIFYVSIIWAYKNEWEDIQETGEQPATGSVTISIIIPARNEAKNIFNILHDISEQNYPAELFEVIVIDDHSDDETYAISSTFAKRHPHFKTLKLSVLTEVNGTETAYKKRAIEAAVKSATGTLIITTDADCRVQKTWLQHIAAFYEKENGKLIAAPVCFYGVGGRFQQFQALDFCGMQVITGASLSMGMFNMANGANLAYEKEAFLKVNGYQDIDKKASGDDMLLVYKIAQQYPEQVKFLKDKLAVVYTKPTETLSEFLQQRFRWTSKSRSYQDKRITAILGLVYLFVLSIWVNALYFIGKLIYSSIFPDRTLEGFLNFLPALILLLMTIFQIICKTIIDYYFLKSASTFFRRQDLMKSFFTSELLHIWYIPFVGTFGNILQYKWKGRKLN from the coding sequence TTGCTGCTATATTCCCTGCTCATATCATTCGCGCTTACCATCTTTTATGTCAGCATAATTTGGGCATACAAAAATGAATGGGAAGATATACAAGAAACCGGAGAGCAGCCGGCAACCGGGTCCGTCACGATTTCCATCATCATACCGGCACGCAATGAGGCGAAAAACATTTTCAATATCCTGCATGATATTTCCGAACAAAACTATCCGGCCGAATTATTCGAAGTGATTGTCATAGACGACCATTCGGACGATGAGACCTATGCCATCAGTTCCACGTTTGCCAAACGTCACCCCCATTTCAAAACGCTAAAGTTATCCGTGTTAACGGAGGTAAACGGAACAGAAACTGCCTATAAGAAAAGAGCGATTGAGGCAGCGGTAAAATCAGCGACCGGCACCCTGATTATCACCACCGATGCAGACTGCCGGGTACAAAAGACCTGGCTGCAGCATATCGCCGCTTTTTATGAAAAAGAAAATGGTAAATTAATCGCAGCCCCTGTCTGCTTCTATGGTGTCGGCGGCCGATTCCAGCAATTTCAGGCATTGGACTTTTGCGGTATGCAGGTCATCACGGGTGCTTCGCTCAGCATGGGTATGTTCAACATGGCGAATGGTGCCAATTTAGCCTACGAAAAGGAAGCGTTCCTGAAAGTAAACGGCTATCAGGATATTGATAAGAAAGCCAGCGGTGATGATATGCTCCTTGTTTACAAAATAGCACAGCAGTATCCCGAGCAGGTAAAATTCCTGAAAGACAAACTGGCGGTGGTGTATACGAAACCCACTGAAACCTTAAGTGAATTTCTGCAGCAGCGTTTCCGCTGGACGTCCAAATCCAGGTCGTATCAGGATAAAAGGATAACAGCCATTTTAGGGTTGGTTTATCTGTTCGTTCTCAGTATCTGGGTGAATGCCCTTTATTTTATAGGCAAACTGATTTACTCCTCCATTTTTCCCGACAGGACACTGGAAGGATTCTTAAATTTCCTGCCGGCACTGATATTGTTACTGATGACCATCTTTCAGATCATCTGCAAAACCATCATCGATTATTATTTTCTGAAATCCGCTTCTACCTTCTTCAGGCGGCAGGATCTGATGAAATCTTTTTTTACTTCCGAGTTGCTGCATATCTGGTACATTCCTTTCGTCGGGACATTCGGAAATATCCTTCAATATAAATGGAAAGGGAGGAAACTGAACTGA
- a CDS encoding YdeI/OmpD-associated family protein: protein MQIQEDTEERILETRLLLEVFFRKEKELKFIFDKMSYTHRKEYIDWLTGAKKRRYITE from the coding sequence GTGCAGATACAGGAGGATACCGAAGAACGGATACTGGAAACACGCCTACTCCTGGAAGTTTTTTTCAGGAAGGAAAAAGAATTAAAATTCATTTTTGATAAGATGTCCTACACGCACCGCAAAGAATATATCGACTGGCTGACCGGTGCAAAAAAAAGAAGATACATTACAGAATAG
- the dusB gene encoding tRNA dihydrouridine synthase DusB — translation MVRIGNISLGEFPLLLAPMEDVSDPPFRYVCKKYGADLMYTEFISSEGLIRHAAKSMQKLDIYDYERPIGIQIFGGEEDAMVESARIVEQAQPDLIDINYGCPVNKVVCKMAGAGILQDIPKMVRLTEQVVKATNLPVTIKTRLGWDEQTKNIVEVAERLQDIGIQALSIHGRTRKQMYKGEADWTLMAEVKNNPRMHIPIFGNGDIDSPQKAREYKNRYGVDGIMIGRAAIGSPWIFNQVKAFLFEGKLTEEPGIEEKVSIIKTHLLKSIEWKGEALGILEMRQHYANYLKGLPNIKPYRARLVTTHNKDEILSILEEVLNEYAGIETMS, via the coding sequence GTGGTAAGAATCGGCAACATATCATTAGGCGAATTTCCGCTGTTACTGGCACCGATGGAGGATGTGAGCGATCCGCCTTTCCGTTATGTCTGTAAGAAATACGGAGCGGATCTGATGTACACGGAGTTCATCTCTTCCGAAGGGTTAATCCGGCATGCGGCAAAAAGCATGCAGAAGCTGGACATTTACGACTATGAACGCCCCATTGGCATCCAGATTTTCGGCGGGGAAGAAGACGCTATGGTGGAAAGCGCCCGTATCGTAGAGCAGGCTCAGCCCGATTTGATTGATATTAATTATGGCTGCCCGGTCAATAAGGTGGTCTGTAAGATGGCGGGAGCCGGAATCTTGCAGGATATTCCCAAGATGGTACGTCTGACGGAACAGGTGGTGAAAGCAACGAATCTTCCCGTCACCATTAAGACACGCTTGGGCTGGGATGAACAAACGAAAAATATTGTGGAAGTTGCCGAACGATTACAGGATATCGGTATTCAGGCACTGAGCATACACGGCCGTACCCGCAAGCAGATGTACAAAGGCGAGGCCGACTGGACGCTGATGGCGGAGGTGAAAAATAATCCCAGAATGCATATCCCGATTTTCGGAAACGGCGATATCGACTCCCCGCAAAAAGCCCGGGAATACAAAAACCGATACGGCGTGGACGGCATCATGATCGGACGGGCAGCCATCGGCTCCCCCTGGATTTTTAATCAGGTAAAAGCATTTTTATTCGAAGGTAAATTGACAGAGGAGCCGGGTATCGAAGAAAAAGTATCGATTATCAAAACACATCTTCTGAAGTCCATCGAATGGAAAGGGGAAGCCCTGGGCATTCTAGAAATGCGGCAGCATTATGCCAATTACCTGAAAGGATTGCCGAATATCAAACCCTACCGGGCGAGATTAGTAACGACCCATAATAAAGACGAAATCCTTTCCATACTGGAGGAAGTGCTGAATGAGTATGCGGGTATTGAAACTATGTCTTAA
- a CDS encoding CPBP family intramembrane metalloprotease: MPENSTGDDLNSVLIPQQLGINKYGEGMQLLIWMGVFFGCFILAQTISGIIILSHYKQASIQVIISDTGDLNVLRVAQMLASLLGFLLPAWLFSKLKSQNVFSYSNADIRFHPLYLLLIPALIFTFYPIIDVSFYVNKIMPWNNWMKDSQKEYKAIVDALLADKSIFVFALNFMTIAVLPAICEEWIFRGTLQKLLSERQNIHVAVFMSSVLFSLVHAEFSGFLPRIILGMLLGYLFYYSGSLWLNVFAHLVNNGTQVILMYLNNLEIYKTDLDNPEMPQIWEVIVYTIAFMVLWYVFYRSSQRNKKSNFVTVD; the protein is encoded by the coding sequence ATGCCAGAAAATTCGACGGGAGATGATTTAAACTCAGTATTAATTCCTCAGCAGCTGGGAATTAATAAATACGGTGAAGGCATGCAGCTGCTGATCTGGATGGGGGTTTTCTTTGGCTGTTTCATCCTGGCGCAAACAATCAGCGGTATCATCATCCTGAGTCATTACAAACAGGCTTCCATACAGGTCATCATCTCGGATACCGGAGATTTGAATGTGTTGCGTGTGGCGCAGATGCTCGCCTCTCTTCTTGGCTTCCTGCTTCCGGCATGGCTGTTCAGTAAGCTGAAATCCCAAAATGTCTTTTCTTATTCAAATGCCGATATACGATTTCATCCGTTGTATTTATTATTGATTCCGGCGTTGATATTCACTTTTTATCCCATCATTGATGTGTCCTTTTATGTCAATAAGATCATGCCCTGGAATAACTGGATGAAGGACTCTCAGAAAGAATACAAGGCTATCGTGGATGCCTTGCTCGCCGACAAATCCATTTTTGTGTTTGCACTTAACTTTATGACGATAGCTGTTTTGCCGGCAATCTGTGAAGAGTGGATATTCAGGGGTACCTTACAGAAATTGCTTTCAGAGCGACAGAATATTCATGTTGCTGTATTCATGTCATCCGTTTTGTTCAGTCTGGTACATGCGGAATTTTCGGGATTCCTGCCACGCATCATTTTAGGGATGCTGCTGGGATATTTATTTTATTATTCCGGTAGTTTATGGCTGAATGTCTTTGCACATTTAGTCAATAACGGCACACAGGTAATCCTGATGTACCTGAATAATCTGGAAATTTACAAGACGGATTTAGACAACCCTGAAATGCCACAAATCTGGGAGGTTATCGTATATACCATAGCATTTATGGTATTATGGTATGTGTTTTATCGTTCTTCCCAAAGAAATAAAAAGAGTAACTTTGTCACAGTAGATTAG
- a CDS encoding phosphatidate cytidylyltransferase, producing MGDITTRVITGIFFLIVMIGGVIWNEYSFLVLFSLLIILCISEYHNIIHDLLSSSEKWKMTYKLINTIFSVLIFGIVFLVASKKITLISLSLICGFPLTWLVIEMYTKSERPFYNVCLNSMAIFYLAIPLSSASLLAFYAGEYSWHYLLAIMVFAWSNDSFAYLFGRFFGKHKLFERISPKKTWEGFFGGMAGAVLFAYIVYLLFPVWTGYKVELITYIILAVITSVTSTYGDLAESMIKRNLQIKDSGSALPGHGGFLDRFDGLIFSLPACALYLTFFL from the coding sequence ATGGGTGATATAACGACGCGGGTAATAACAGGTATCTTCTTTCTGATAGTAATGATCGGAGGTGTAATCTGGAATGAATATTCTTTTCTGGTATTGTTTTCTCTGCTAATCATTCTCTGTATCAGCGAATATCACAATATCATTCATGATTTGCTGTCATCTTCCGAGAAATGGAAGATGACATATAAACTCATCAACACGATTTTCAGTGTTCTGATATTCGGTATTGTTTTTTTAGTGGCAAGTAAGAAAATAACGCTGATATCCCTGTCCTTGATTTGCGGCTTTCCGCTCACCTGGCTGGTGATTGAAATGTATACGAAGAGTGAGCGCCCCTTTTATAACGTATGCCTGAATTCTATGGCTATTTTTTATCTGGCCATCCCTTTGTCTTCCGCCTCCCTGTTGGCCTTTTATGCAGGCGAATACAGCTGGCATTATTTGCTGGCGATCATGGTGTTTGCGTGGAGTAATGATTCTTTTGCCTACCTGTTCGGACGTTTCTTCGGTAAACATAAATTATTTGAACGCATCTCTCCCAAAAAAACCTGGGAAGGATTCTTCGGTGGTATGGCCGGTGCGGTGTTGTTTGCTTATATCGTCTACTTGCTTTTTCCGGTGTGGACGGGCTACAAGGTAGAGTTGATAACCTACATTATTCTGGCCGTCATCACCAGCGTTACCAGCACCTATGGTGATTTGGCGGAAAGTATGATTAAGCGCAATCTGCAGATCAAAGATTCCGGGTCGGCGTTGCCCGGACACGGAGGATTTCTCGACCGCTTTGACGGCCTGATCTTTTCCCTGCCGGCTTGTGCCCTGTACCTGACCTTCTTTTTATAA
- a CDS encoding sigma-70 family RNA polymerase sigma factor — MYPIVQTDNELIQRYINGDENSLNLLLNKHQRKIFSFILMRVKDRALSEDIFQDTFFKVIDSLRNGKYNEEGKFLPWVMMIANNLCMDHFRRIKRMPIIVDSDGKDILNVLRFADESREDEIIKQQTSKTVKELVEKLPADQKEVLILRHYADLSFKEIAEMTGTNINTALGRMRYALLNLRKMIGEKAVSV, encoded by the coding sequence ATGTACCCTATTGTTCAAACCGACAACGAACTCATCCAAAGATATATAAACGGGGATGAAAATTCACTCAACTTATTATTGAATAAACACCAGCGAAAGATTTTTTCGTTCATTTTGATGCGTGTCAAAGACAGGGCCTTATCAGAAGATATTTTCCAGGACACTTTTTTCAAAGTCATCGACAGCCTGAGAAATGGAAAATACAACGAAGAAGGTAAATTCCTGCCTTGGGTGATGATGATTGCCAACAATCTTTGCATGGACCACTTCCGAAGGATAAAACGCATGCCTATTATTGTGGACAGCGACGGGAAAGATATCCTGAACGTGTTGCGGTTTGCGGATGAAAGCCGGGAAGATGAGATCATCAAACAGCAAACCTCCAAAACGGTGAAGGAGCTGGTTGAAAAGCTGCCCGCCGACCAGAAAGAAGTGCTGATCCTGCGCCACTATGCCGATTTAAGTTTCAAGGAAATCGCTGAAATGACAGGCACGAATATCAATACGGCGTTGGGCAGGATGCGCTATGCCTTATTAAACCTCAGAAAGATGATAGGCGAAAAGGCTGTCTCGGTATAA
- the uvrA gene encoding excinuclease ABC subunit UvrA — protein MPKIKNITINRDSKIQIKGARTHNLKNIDVEIPRNQLVVVTGVSGSGKSSLTIDTLYAEGQRRYVESLSSYARQFMNRMDKPDVDYIKGLSPAIAIEQKTTTGTTRSTVGTLTEIYDYLRLLYAKIGKTYSPVSGKLVQKQEVTDVMDYIKTLDADTKIQILSPLKEITKNKLETLLQDGIQRLLVNGEVIRLEDLDVTLTQKRGKESGKSLSGDKGVYILIDRVTAEPSEDNLYRIADSVNLAFSESDGFCVLDIPGKHKKAFSNRFELDGIQFETPSSQFFNFNSPYGACAKCEGFGTILGIDHDLVIPNKNLSVYEDAVVCWKGEVMSWWKKQLIKGAPKCDFPIHKPVAELTKEQYKMLWDGSAHFQGIRDFFKDVESQTYKIQYRVMLAKYRGRTACDQCGGTRLRPDAEYVKVGDKSLGDLLQMTIKGLHEHFVQLNTDKHDAQIASRILLEINNRLQFMVDVGLEYLSLSRFSNTLSGGESQRINLTRTLGSNLTGSLYILDEPSVGLHPHDTGKLINILRYLRDLGNTVIVVEHEEEAIRAADYLIDVGPFAGTLGGEIVFAGNSADILKNPNSLTTQYLTGKLKIEVPKQRRKPINFIEIKGAKQNNLKGIDVKIPLKALSVITGVSGSGKTTLIKQILYPYLKIQLEGFGGKPGLFREITGYKNKIKKIEFVDQNPIGRSSRSNPVTYIKAYDAIRDLFSVQSLSKIRGYQAKHFSFNVEGGRCDACEGEGEQVVEMQFLADVHLVCEVCNGKRFKQEILEVNYNGKNIADVLDLTVDEAIEFFKEKKDVVNRLKPLQDVGLGYVHLGQSSSTLSGGEAQRVKLASFLTKGGMKDPVLFIFDEPTTGLHFHDINKLLKAFNALIEIGHTVVVVEHNIDVIKCADWIIDLGPKGGEEGGHLVFEGTPENLVKNKESITGIYLKGKLK, from the coding sequence ATGCCTAAAATCAAAAATATAACGATAAACAGGGATTCAAAAATTCAGATTAAGGGTGCACGTACGCACAATCTAAAAAACATTGATGTAGAAATTCCGCGCAATCAGCTGGTGGTGGTTACAGGTGTTTCCGGTTCCGGAAAGTCATCACTGACTATCGACACCTTGTATGCTGAAGGCCAAAGACGGTATGTCGAATCGTTATCATCGTATGCAAGGCAGTTCATGAACCGGATGGATAAACCCGATGTCGATTATATCAAAGGTCTTTCTCCGGCCATTGCCATCGAACAAAAAACAACGACGGGAACTACGAGAAGTACCGTTGGAACCCTTACGGAAATCTATGATTATTTGCGTTTACTGTATGCAAAAATCGGTAAGACCTATTCGCCCGTTTCCGGCAAATTGGTGCAAAAGCAAGAGGTAACGGATGTGATGGATTATATCAAAACCCTGGATGCTGACACCAAGATTCAGATACTGTCTCCACTAAAGGAAATCACCAAAAATAAATTAGAAACACTTTTGCAGGATGGCATTCAACGATTGCTGGTTAATGGAGAAGTAATTAGATTAGAAGACTTAGATGTAACCCTAACCCAAAAAAGGGGAAAAGAAAGCGGTAAGTCCCTTTCAGGGGATAAGGGGGTTTATATACTGATTGACAGGGTGACCGCGGAGCCATCGGAAGACAACCTGTACCGCATCGCCGATTCGGTGAATCTTGCCTTTTCCGAGAGTGACGGTTTTTGTGTACTCGATATACCCGGCAAACATAAGAAAGCATTCAGCAACCGGTTTGAACTGGATGGCATTCAGTTTGAAACGCCCTCTTCCCAGTTTTTCAATTTCAATTCTCCGTATGGCGCCTGCGCCAAATGCGAAGGATTCGGAACCATTCTCGGCATCGACCATGATTTAGTTATTCCGAACAAAAACTTATCTGTCTATGAAGATGCGGTCGTTTGCTGGAAAGGAGAGGTGATGAGCTGGTGGAAAAAACAACTCATCAAAGGGGCACCCAAATGTGATTTTCCGATACACAAACCTGTAGCGGAATTAACTAAAGAACAGTATAAAATGCTTTGGGACGGGAGTGCCCATTTTCAGGGCATCCGCGATTTTTTCAAGGATGTGGAATCGCAGACCTATAAGATTCAGTACCGAGTGATGCTGGCGAAATACCGCGGACGTACCGCCTGCGACCAGTGTGGCGGCACGCGCCTGCGTCCTGACGCGGAATATGTGAAAGTGGGCGATAAATCTCTCGGAGATTTATTACAGATGACGATTAAAGGGTTGCACGAACATTTCGTGCAGTTAAATACAGATAAGCACGATGCACAAATCGCTTCTCGTATTTTGCTGGAAATAAACAACCGCCTGCAATTCATGGTGGATGTAGGCCTGGAGTATCTTTCCCTGAGCCGCTTTTCCAATACGCTGTCCGGCGGTGAATCGCAGCGCATCAACCTGACCAGAACATTAGGAAGTAATTTAACGGGTTCCCTGTATATTTTAGATGAACCCAGCGTGGGCCTGCACCCGCACGATACCGGAAAGCTGATCAATATCTTAAGGTATCTGCGCGATCTGGGAAATACCGTGATTGTGGTGGAACACGAAGAGGAAGCCATCCGTGCAGCGGATTACCTGATTGATGTCGGACCTTTTGCCGGTACCCTCGGCGGCGAAATTGTATTTGCCGGGAACAGTGCGGATATCCTGAAAAATCCGAACAGTTTAACGACACAATACCTTACAGGAAAACTGAAAATCGAAGTGCCGAAGCAGCGACGGAAGCCGATTAATTTCATAGAGATAAAAGGCGCGAAACAAAACAACCTGAAAGGCATTGATGTAAAAATTCCGTTGAAAGCGTTGTCGGTCATCACAGGCGTTTCCGGTTCGGGAAAAACAACACTCATCAAACAAATCCTGTATCCGTATTTAAAGATACAACTGGAAGGATTTGGCGGCAAGCCGGGTTTGTTCAGGGAAATCACCGGCTATAAGAACAAGATAAAGAAGATTGAGTTTGTCGACCAGAATCCGATAGGCAGGAGTTCGCGCAGTAATCCGGTGACCTACATCAAAGCCTACGACGCGATACGCGATTTGTTTTCCGTGCAATCGCTTTCAAAAATCCGCGGATACCAGGCGAAACATTTTTCGTTTAACGTGGAAGGCGGCCGCTGCGATGCCTGCGAAGGCGAAGGTGAACAGGTGGTAGAAATGCAGTTTCTGGCGGACGTGCATCTGGTGTGTGAGGTGTGCAACGGTAAACGTTTCAAACAGGAAATCCTGGAAGTGAATTACAACGGGAAAAATATTGCTGATGTGCTGGATTTAACGGTCGATGAAGCCATCGAATTCTTTAAGGAAAAGAAAGACGTGGTGAATAGGTTAAAACCGCTGCAGGATGTAGGCTTGGGCTATGTGCATCTCGGGCAAAGCAGTTCCACACTAAGTGGTGGCGAAGCGCAGCGCGTGAAGCTCGCGTCTTTCCTTACCAAAGGCGGCATGAAAGATCCGGTGCTGTTTATTTTTGATGAGCCGACGACGGGGTTGCATTTTCACGACATCAATAAACTGTTGAAAGCCTTTAATGCATTGATTGAAATTGGACATACCGTTGTGGTAGTAGAACACAATATAGATGTCATAAAATGCGCAGATTGGATTATTGATTTAGGGCCAAAAGGCGGAGAAGAAGGAGGACATTTGGTATTTGAAGGCACCCCGGAGAACCTGGTAAAAAATAAAGAGAGTATTACGGGGATTTATTTGAAGGGAAAATTGAAGTAG
- a CDS encoding magnesium transporter — protein sequence MSGYKQSSETALHLFTDKVPVIKEYHTVGDIEQLLLLNSKFFETINYIYVVDDNQHLKGVLSIKEVFKSSKEKFAKNLMHNKPVFVHTETDQEEVVYLAIKNKIKSIPVVDKQQRFLGAIPSDIILEVLHHESTEDILRMGGIRTSGSVDDIFRLSVLQSIKHRLPWLIVGLLGGILTSVIVDGFESTLSKNLILAAFIPLIVYMADAVGTQMEAFIIRDLAFNPELKFQRYFYRQFMIVLITAFMISSLTYIGVVLIYSEGHIASIVSLALFCAIMSSLFCGLMIPFVFSKLNLDPANASGPVATIIQDIASVTVYFAIAHFLL from the coding sequence ATGTCTGGCTACAAACAATCTTCTGAAACAGCTTTACATTTGTTCACGGACAAAGTTCCTGTAATTAAGGAGTATCATACCGTTGGAGATATAGAACAATTATTGCTGCTAAACAGCAAGTTTTTTGAGACGATAAATTATATTTATGTTGTTGACGATAACCAACACCTAAAGGGTGTTCTTTCCATCAAGGAAGTATTCAAGTCGAGTAAAGAGAAGTTTGCCAAAAATCTGATGCATAACAAACCTGTGTTTGTACACACAGAAACTGATCAGGAAGAGGTTGTTTATCTGGCAATAAAAAATAAAATTAAATCCATTCCTGTTGTTGATAAGCAGCAACGATTTCTCGGTGCTATTCCATCAGATATCATACTGGAAGTACTACACCATGAATCTACAGAGGATATTCTTCGAATGGGTGGAATCAGGACAAGCGGCTCGGTGGACGATATTTTCAGATTATCTGTGCTTCAATCTATTAAACATCGATTACCCTGGTTAATAGTTGGATTGCTGGGTGGTATTCTCACTTCAGTAATAGTGGACGGATTTGAATCCACCCTGTCTAAAAATCTGATTCTGGCAGCCTTTATTCCATTAATAGTATATATGGCAGATGCTGTAGGTACCCAAATGGAAGCCTTTATCATACGTGATCTGGCCTTCAACCCTGAACTGAAATTTCAGAGATATTTCTATCGTCAATTTATGATTGTGCTGATTACTGCTTTTATGATAAGTTCATTAACCTACATAGGTGTAGTGCTTATCTATTCAGAAGGTCATATTGCATCAATCGTATCATTGGCCTTATTTTGTGCTATCATGTCGTCTTTATTCTGCGGATTAATGATACCGTTTGTATTTAGTAAATTAAATCTTGATCCGGCCAATGCGAGCGGTCCGGTTGCAACCATTATTCAAGATATTGCCAGTGTAACTGTTTATTTTGCCATCGCCCATTTTTTGCTTTAA
- a CDS encoding SDR family NAD(P)-dependent oxidoreductase has protein sequence MFDINNIPSQKGRIAIVTGSNTGLGFETALELAKKDMTVILACRDLDKASKAKNAILSQAAGAAVEVMELDLSKLSSVRAFADAYLKKYTTLDLLINNAGIMIPPFSKTEDGFESQMGANYFGHFLLTGLLLKTIMQTPHSRIVTLSSKAHERGRIDFENLHAEKSYSRMGAYGQSKLACLLFAQELQRRLAAHQSGTIAVSAHPGVSNTELGRYIPKLFYTVFMPVFSFFTHPPKDGALPTLMAALDTDVKGGDYFGPTGFNGMKGKPGKVKALPHAYDKEVAKKLWEVSEKLTGYTYNF, from the coding sequence ATGTTTGACATCAATAATATCCCATCCCAGAAAGGCAGAATAGCGATTGTAACAGGTTCCAATACCGGCCTTGGTTTTGAAACAGCGCTGGAGCTCGCGAAAAAAGACATGACTGTTATTTTGGCTTGCCGCGACCTTGACAAAGCTTCAAAAGCAAAAAATGCAATTTTGTCTCAGGCAGCAGGAGCTGCCGTAGAAGTCATGGAACTCGACTTGAGCAAGCTGTCTTCCGTAAGGGCTTTTGCGGATGCCTATTTAAAAAAATACACTACACTTGACTTACTGATTAATAATGCGGGGATCATGATTCCGCCGTTTTCCAAAACGGAAGATGGCTTTGAAAGCCAGATGGGAGCCAATTATTTCGGTCATTTTCTACTGACCGGTTTATTGTTGAAAACCATTATGCAGACACCTCATTCCAGAATCGTCACCTTAAGCAGCAAGGCCCATGAAAGGGGACGCATTGATTTTGAAAACCTGCATGCAGAAAAATCATATTCCCGTATGGGCGCTTACGGACAAAGCAAACTGGCCTGCCTTTTATTTGCTCAGGAGTTGCAGCGAAGATTAGCCGCACATCAATCCGGAACCATAGCGGTTTCGGCACATCCGGGTGTTTCCAATACAGAACTCGGGCGGTATATTCCAAAATTATTTTATACCGTTTTTATGCCCGTATTTTCATTTTTCACACATCCGCCTAAAGACGGAGCGTTGCCTACCTTAATGGCTGCTTTGGATACTGATGTGAAAGGTGGTGATTATTTTGGTCCTACAGGATTCAATGGGATGAAAGGAAAACCCGGAAAGGTAAAAGCTTTACCGCATGCTTATGATAAAGAAGTCGCTAAGAAATTATGGGAAGTTTCAGAAAAATTAACCGGATATACTTATAACTTTTGA
- a CDS encoding DUF4339 domain-containing protein, protein MYFISIDNYKSGPFTYEEIVELHLTDDMLVWKDGLEDWVSIKELPELKNYLNMQPPMLPHERAELEKQIVLDNRYDEAISFFKRNILHIILVAFIISIVHFVGSFINTGTQLDNLFPVFLTDDERRAPLTYYFLNSVPGSLLFSILIFLSISFLKYTGVIK, encoded by the coding sequence ATGTACTTCATATCTATAGATAATTACAAATCAGGCCCATTTACCTATGAGGAGATTGTTGAATTGCATCTAACTGATGATATGTTAGTTTGGAAAGATGGTTTGGAAGATTGGGTTAGTATTAAAGAACTTCCAGAACTGAAAAATTACTTAAATATGCAACCTCCAATGTTACCTCATGAGAGGGCAGAACTAGAAAAGCAAATAGTTTTAGATAATAGGTACGATGAGGCTATATCTTTTTTCAAAAGGAATATTTTACACATAATTTTAGTTGCATTTATAATATCCATTGTACATTTTGTAGGCTCATTCATAAACACCGGAACTCAGTTAGATAATTTATTTCCTGTATTCTTGACTGATGATGAAAGAAGGGCGCCTTTAACATATTACTTTCTTAATTCGGTGCCTGGGTCACTTTTGTTTAGCATACTTATCTTTCTTTCAATATCATTCTTGAAATATACAGGCGTGATTAAATAG